GATTGTCAGCTCGAAGGCACCGCCGGCGAAGTCTGTATTCAAGGTATGTGTCAACAATGCCTCGACAACTCACAGTGTGTTGCCGCAAACGGAGAGAACTCTGTCTGCAATGGCGGACGCTGCGAAGAACAAGCTCAGGCTACTGCTGAACCTCAATGCACGGTTAACGAAGATTGCCAAAGCGGACAAAACTGTACTGAAGGTGCATGTGTTCAATCCGCACTTGATGCGGCCGCTATGGTAGGACGGTCTTGCAATCAAAACCCAGACTGTGCCGGCGGCTTTTGCGTAGCAGGAACTTGTAGCCTCGAACCAGATCCTAAAATTGAATTTCAAAACAAGTGCCGGACGTTCTTTGCTCAGACCAATAGCAAAGCACAAGAAAATCAAGAGTCCGTTTACTTTGAGTTCAATGACGATGCACTCACCACGGGTGGACGCGAAAAATTAGAATTCACTGCCGAGTGTCTGAAATCCGTCGACGGCGTAAGCCTCGTCCTTGAAGGACATGCTGATGACCGCGGTGCA
The DNA window shown above is from Deltaproteobacteria bacterium and carries:
- a CDS encoding OmpA family protein: MRRPNLQIIHAISMGLLLLSIAACKPDVNVCENNDDCQLEGTAGEVCIQGMCQQCLDNSQCVAANGENSVCNGGRCEEQAQATAEPQCTVNEDCQSGQNCTEGACVQSALDAAAMVGRSCNQNPDCAGGFCVAGTCSLEPDPKIEFQNKCRTFFAQTNSKAQENQESVYFEFNDDALTTGGREKLEFTAECLKSVDGVSLVLEGHADDRGAPEYNLGLGDKRARNVLQYLTNLGVSANRLDWRSKGENEPLCMNPTEDCWAQNRRVELIAR